The following proteins are co-located in the Candidatus Omnitrophota bacterium genome:
- a CDS encoding HU family DNA-binding protein: protein MNRGSLSIQVAKKSKLSKSQADKVITTTLNSIKTALKKGERVQLIGFGSFWIKNRKARTGRNPRTGESLKIRARKVPAFTAGSALKKAVR from the coding sequence ATGAATAGAGGTTCATTAAGCATCCAGGTAGCTAAAAAGTCAAAATTGTCAAAGTCCCAGGCTGATAAAGTAATCACAACAACATTAAACAGCATTAAGACTGCTCTTAAAAAAGGTGAGCGCGTACAGTTAATTGGTTTTGGTAGTTTCTGGATTAAGAACAGAAAAGCACGGACCGGCAGAAATCCGCGCACAGGAGAGTCGTTAAAAATTAGAGCAAGGAAAGTCCCTGCTTTTACTGCAGGATCAGCGTTGAAAAAAGCGGTGCGCTAA
- the thrC gene encoding threonine synthase yields the protein MWNGVIEEYRDFLPVTDKTPVVSLNEGNTPLIYAPAVSRQLGRNIKVYLKYEGLNPTGSFKDRGMTVAVSKALEEKVIAVMCASTGNTSASAAAYAARAKLKCVVLIPEGAIALGKLSQALIHGAKVIAIKGNFDDALRLAREITAKFPIRLVNSINPHRIEGQKTAAFEISEQLGGFSPDYHAIPVGNAGNITAYWKGYKEYKQAGKINKLPKMLGFQAEGAAPIVRNEIIKNPETLATAIKIGNPASWKKAELSRDESTGLIDMVSDKEIIQAYKFLAGREGIFVEPASAASIAGIFKLKKQGYFDQAAAKIVCTLTGHGLKDPDRAIKSVNKPAVLAAELEAVVKEIGF from the coding sequence ATGTGGAATGGAGTAATTGAAGAATATAGAGACTTTTTACCGGTAACAGATAAAACACCGGTTGTTAGTTTAAATGAAGGTAATACCCCTTTAATTTATGCACCGGCTGTAAGCAGACAATTAGGCAGAAATATAAAGGTTTATCTGAAATATGAAGGGTTAAACCCTACGGGTTCTTTTAAAGACCGGGGTATGACAGTAGCAGTTTCCAAGGCCCTGGAGGAGAAGGTTATTGCAGTAATGTGCGCCTCTACCGGAAATACCTCGGCTTCAGCGGCTGCTTATGCAGCTCGGGCTAAGCTTAAGTGCGTGGTTCTTATTCCCGAAGGCGCCATAGCCCTGGGTAAGCTTTCCCAGGCCTTGATTCACGGGGCAAAGGTTATTGCAATCAAGGGTAATTTTGACGATGCCCTCAGGTTAGCCAGAGAGATAACAGCCAAATTTCCGATAAGGTTGGTAAATTCGATAAACCCTCATCGGATTGAAGGCCAGAAAACAGCTGCTTTTGAAATATCCGAACAGCTTGGAGGTTTTTCACCGGATTATCACGCAATTCCGGTAGGGAATGCCGGCAATATCACTGCTTATTGGAAAGGCTATAAAGAATACAAACAAGCAGGAAAAATAAACAAACTCCCTAAGATGCTTGGTTTTCAAGCCGAGGGAGCTGCTCCGATAGTAAGAAATGAAATAATAAAAAATCCCGAGACTTTAGCTACCGCTATAAAAATAGGCAACCCTGCCAGTTGGAAAAAGGCAGAACTTAGCCGGGATGAATCAACCGGACTTATTGATATGGTGAGCGATAAAGAAATAATTCAAGCCTATAAATTTCTGGCCGGCAGGGAAGGGATTTTTGTAGAACCTGCTTCAGCCGCTTCAATCGCCGGGATTTTCAAATTAAAGAAACAAGGGTACTTTGATCAAGCAGCAGCTAAAATAGTGTGCACCCTGACCGGTCACGGCCTCAAAGACCCGGATCGAGCGATTAAAAGCGTTAATAAGCCTGCGGTTTTAGCGGCAGAGTTAGAAGCAGTGGTAAAAGAAATAGGTTTTTGA
- a CDS encoding NAD(P)H-dependent glycerol-3-phosphate dehydrogenase, with product RMSKVFSEEINPPRLAVFSGPSHAEEVAKNMPTTVVASSNDKKTAIQVQNIFTTERFRVYTSQDIIGVELGGALKNIVAIAAGISDGLGFGSNTKAALLSRGIVEMTRLGVELGANPSTFNGLSGIGDLIATCISPYSRNRQVGMLIAQGKKLNQILKEMETVAEGIKTTQSVRDLSHDRNIEMPITGEIYSILYEDKDPLSVVKNLMLRKAKPEVV from the coding sequence AGGATGTCGAAGGTTTTTTCTGAAGAGATTAACCCTCCGAGGCTGGCTGTTTTTTCCGGGCCCAGCCACGCCGAAGAGGTGGCTAAAAACATGCCGACGACTGTAGTGGCTTCTTCAAATGATAAAAAGACAGCTATCCAGGTGCAAAATATCTTTACGACCGAAAGATTCAGGGTATATACCAGCCAGGATATAATCGGAGTCGAGCTGGGAGGAGCGCTTAAAAATATTGTGGCTATTGCTGCCGGAATATCAGATGGATTGGGTTTTGGCTCAAACACCAAAGCAGCACTTTTAAGCAGGGGCATAGTTGAGATGACCAGGTTGGGGGTCGAATTAGGAGCAAACCCGTCTACGTTCAACGGATTATCAGGAATAGGTGATCTTATAGCTACCTGTATCAGCCCTTACAGCCGCAACAGACAGGTAGGGATGTTGATAGCCCAGGGTAAGAAATTAAACCAGATCCTGAAAGAAATGGAGACGGTAGCAGAGGGGATAAAGACTACGCAGTCTGTGCGTGACCTTAGCCATGACCGCAATATTGAAATGCCCATTACCGGGGAAATATATTCTATTTTGTACGAGGATAAAGATCCCCTGTCAGTGGTTAAAAACTTGATGCTTAGAAAGGCAAAGCCGGAAGTGGTATAA
- a CDS encoding cofactor-independent phosphoglycerate mutase, whose translation MKYIVLVGDGMADFPLEKLNGHTPLEAAKTPNMDSISRQGRTGLVYTVPKGMKAASDVANLSILGYDPVKYYTGRGPLEAAYMGVKLGVNELAFRCNLVTAYQNTMVDYSAGHITTKEAEILISALDKELGNEQIRFYPGVSYRHLTVIKAVQGFDDLSAKCKPPHDISSQEISSNLPKGKGAQMLNCLMEKSKKVLERHEINQIRMDLGENPANMIWLWGQGIMPNLVSFKEKFGVDGSIISAVNLIKGIGCSIGLRVIEVPGATGYYDTDYQAKARFAISSLDNLDFTFVHVEAPDEAGHNGDIRAKITAIENFDKLVVGTILENFRDREDYRVLVLSDHLTPLSLKTHVADPPPFALCGKGINADNSKSFSEKEAKNSSFEFKQGHKLIEYLITDT comes from the coding sequence ATGAAGTATATCGTGTTAGTCGGAGACGGAATGGCTGATTTTCCTTTGGAAAAGCTTAACGGGCATACGCCGTTGGAAGCGGCAAAAACTCCTAATATGGATTCTATCAGCCGGCAAGGCAGGACAGGTCTGGTTTATACTGTTCCTAAAGGAATGAAAGCAGCCAGCGATGTAGCCAATCTCTCGATTTTGGGTTATGATCCGGTTAAATACTATACCGGCCGGGGGCCGCTTGAAGCGGCGTATATGGGGGTTAAATTGGGGGTTAATGAATTGGCGTTTCGGTGCAACCTGGTAACTGCTTATCAGAATACCATGGTGGATTACAGCGCCGGGCATATTACCACTAAAGAGGCGGAAATTTTGATCTCTGCCCTGGATAAAGAATTGGGCAATGAACAGATAAGATTTTATCCGGGGGTAAGCTATCGTCACCTGACAGTAATAAAAGCTGTTCAGGGCTTTGATGATTTGAGCGCTAAGTGTAAGCCTCCCCATGATATCAGCAGTCAGGAAATATCATCTAATTTACCAAAAGGCAAAGGGGCGCAAATGCTTAACTGCTTGATGGAGAAGTCAAAAAAGGTTCTGGAGCGCCACGAAATCAACCAGATAAGAATGGATTTAGGTGAAAATCCGGCCAACATGATCTGGTTGTGGGGCCAGGGAATTATGCCTAATCTGGTTAGTTTTAAAGAAAAATTCGGAGTCGACGGCTCGATTATTTCTGCGGTAAATCTGATAAAAGGCATAGGCTGTTCAATCGGGCTGAGGGTTATTGAAGTCCCCGGCGCAACCGGTTATTATGATACAGACTATCAGGCAAAAGCCAGGTTTGCAATCAGTTCTTTAGATAATTTAGACTTTACCTTCGTCCACGTAGAGGCGCCGGACGAAGCAGGTCATAACGGTGATATCAGAGCTAAAATTACCGCAATAGAAAATTTTGATAAGCTGGTGGTCGGGACTATCCTGGAGAATTTTAGAGACAGGGAAGACTACAGGGTTTTGGTTTTATCCGATCATCTTACACCGTTGAGTCTTAAGACGCACGTGGCTGACCCTCCGCCATTTGCTCTTTGCGGCAAGGGGATCAACGCTGACAACTCAAAGAGTTTTAGCGAAAAAGAAGCAAAAAACAGTTCGTTTGAGTTTAAGCAAGGACACAAATTAATAGAATATCTTATAACGGACACTTAG
- a CDS encoding aspartate kinase — protein MALIIQKYGGSSVADAERIKQVARRVIKTKLSGNQLVVVLSALGDTTDDLTELAHQVSTDPPERELDMLISTGEQVSVALLAIAIHSFRQQAVSFTGAQVGIITDSTHSKARIQSINTAKIERALGQNKIVIIAGFQGVDLSQEITTLGRGGSDLTAVALAKTLNTKHCEIYTDVQGVYTANPRVVRDARKIKQISYSEMLELASLGTQVIQARSIMVAKKFDIPIHVRSSFKSIKGTLISREVKAMEDVLVKGVTYNKNEAKITVLDVPHKPGMAARIFKRVAAAGINVDMIIQNIKQAGRSVNRAGGTDVSFTVLKSDLTKTLEVVKSISRRIKAAGISCDKEIAKVSVVGLGMRSHSGVAASMFSALADAGVNIEMISTSEIKISCVIKEKDAERAVRAIHKKFKLGKK, from the coding sequence ATGGCGCTAATAATTCAAAAATACGGCGGAAGTTCAGTAGCCGATGCTGAGCGAATAAAGCAAGTCGCCCGGCGTGTAATTAAGACCAAACTTTCAGGCAACCAGTTGGTGGTGGTGCTTTCGGCATTAGGCGATACTACTGACGATTTAACAGAATTAGCTCATCAAGTTTCAACTGACCCTCCGGAGCGTGAGCTGGATATGTTGATTTCAACGGGTGAGCAGGTTTCAGTGGCATTGCTGGCCATAGCTATTCATTCTTTCAGGCAGCAGGCTGTTTCTTTTACCGGCGCTCAAGTTGGTATTATCACTGACAGCACTCATTCCAAGGCAAGAATACAAAGCATAAATACCGCAAAGATAGAAAGGGCGCTTGGCCAGAATAAGATTGTTATTATTGCCGGTTTTCAAGGTGTGGATCTTTCACAGGAGATAACCACCCTGGGCAGGGGTGGATCGGACCTGACCGCTGTAGCGTTGGCAAAGACGCTTAACACCAAACATTGTGAAATATACACTGATGTCCAGGGGGTATACACAGCTAACCCCCGGGTAGTCCGCGATGCAAGAAAAATAAAGCAGATAAGTTATTCGGAAATGCTGGAACTGGCTTCGCTTGGGACCCAGGTAATTCAGGCGAGATCAATTATGGTAGCCAAAAAATTCGATATTCCTATTCACGTCAGGTCGAGCTTCAAATCTATAAAAGGAACTTTGATTTCCAGGGAGGTCAAGGCTATGGAAGATGTTTTGGTCAAAGGCGTCACTTATAATAAAAATGAGGCCAAGATCACGGTGCTGGACGTGCCTCATAAACCGGGTATGGCGGCAAGGATTTTTAAGCGTGTTGCCGCAGCCGGGATAAACGTAGATATGATTATTCAGAATATCAAGCAGGCAGGCCGTTCTGTTAATCGCGCCGGCGGCACGGATGTTTCTTTTACGGTATTGAAATCAGACTTAACCAAAACGTTGGAAGTAGTTAAGTCTATCTCTCGCCGGATAAAGGCCGCGGGAATTAGCTGCGATAAAGAAATAGCCAAGGTATCAGTGGTGGGCCTGGGTATGCGCAGTCATTCCGGAGTGGCTGCCAGTATGTTTAGCGCTCTGGCCGATGCAGGCGTTAATATAGAAATGATTTCTACTTCCGAGATAAAGATATCTTGTGTTATAAAAGAAAAGGATGCCGAAAGAGCGGTTCGGGCAATACATAAAAAGTTTAAACTGGGTAAAAAATGA
- a CDS encoding homoserine dehydrogenase, which yields MKQINIGLIGFGTVGSGVIKILKEKSLFLRQTCGCDFVIKAIVDKDVISLRRVEVDRSILTTDGKKVIDDPQIDIIIELIGGISPAKEYIIEALQKGKHVITANKALLAECGQEISRVARKNSVDLLFEASVCSGLPVIKSLKEGLIANNINAIFGIVNGTSNYILTKMAEQGVSFQEALNEAKLKGFAEKDPSLDVEGIDSSHKLFILSTLAFRQEIRLEDIYTEGITVISSEDIKFAGELGYTIKLLAIAKVIDNGLELRVHPTLLSNDKVLSNVRGRYNAVYIRGDLTGDTIFYGPGAGMLPAASAVVADLVDLATSLISGHKEAKKVFPAKKGMSIRKIRDIETKYYVRLQALDQPGVLAQIAGILGDNKISIASVIQKRKHCQESAPIVMMTHKAREANLQQALEKINNLAVIKEKAVVVRIEE from the coding sequence GTGAAGCAAATTAATATTGGTTTAATAGGTTTTGGAACAGTAGGCAGCGGGGTAATCAAGATATTAAAAGAGAAAAGTTTGTTTTTGCGCCAAACTTGCGGCTGCGACTTTGTGATCAAGGCAATAGTAGATAAAGATGTTATTTCACTGCGCCGGGTAGAAGTGGATAGAAGTATCTTGACTACTGATGGGAAAAAAGTGATCGATGATCCACAAATCGATATTATTATTGAGTTGATCGGAGGGATTAGCCCGGCTAAAGAGTATATAATCGAAGCCTTACAAAAGGGCAAACACGTAATTACCGCCAATAAAGCACTTTTGGCTGAGTGTGGTCAAGAGATATCCCGGGTAGCAAGGAAGAATTCCGTTGATCTTCTATTTGAGGCCAGCGTCTGTTCAGGCCTGCCGGTTATAAAGTCGTTAAAAGAAGGACTGATCGCCAATAATATAAACGCTATATTCGGGATTGTCAACGGAACTTCTAATTATATTCTGACCAAGATGGCTGAACAGGGTGTAAGTTTTCAAGAGGCTTTAAACGAGGCAAAGCTAAAAGGATTTGCAGAAAAGGATCCATCCTTAGACGTGGAGGGGATTGATTCCAGCCATAAGCTGTTTATTTTAAGCACACTGGCTTTTAGGCAAGAGATAAGACTAGAGGATATTTATACCGAAGGAATAACTGTTATTTCTTCGGAAGATATAAAATTTGCCGGGGAACTTGGTTATACGATAAAATTGTTAGCTATTGCCAAGGTAATTGATAACGGATTAGAACTCAGGGTCCACCCCACACTGCTTTCTAATGATAAAGTTCTTTCTAATGTCAGAGGCCGTTATAATGCTGTTTATATCCGCGGAGATCTAACCGGAGATACTATTTTTTATGGCCCAGGCGCAGGCATGCTGCCGGCCGCCAGCGCGGTGGTTGCTGATTTAGTTGATTTAGCAACCAGCCTTATCTCTGGACATAAAGAAGCAAAAAAGGTTTTTCCTGCAAAGAAAGGAATGTCGATCAGAAAGATCCGGGATATAGAAACTAAATATTACGTCAGGCTCCAGGCCCTGGATCAGCCGGGAGTTTTAGCGCAGATTGCGGGAATCTTAGGGGATAATAAGATCAGTATAGCCAGTGTAATTCAAAAAAGAAAGCACTGCCAGGAGAGCGCGCCGATAGTAATGATGACCCATAAAGCCCGGGAAGCAAACCTGCAGCAGGCATTAGAGAAAATAAATAATTTGGCGGTAATCAAAGAGAAAGCTGTGGTGGTCAGGATCGAAGAGTAA